The following coding sequences lie in one Spea bombifrons isolate aSpeBom1 chromosome 5, aSpeBom1.2.pri, whole genome shotgun sequence genomic window:
- the CCDC127 gene encoding coiled-coil domain-containing protein 127: MNNLNNPPNWNIRPNDDGGDGSKWNYALLVPMLGLAAFRWIWSKESEKEITQAKTEYTQKVSNIEKDLETKYRDIISENRRTVAHLEIELEKEQNRTLSYRRALVSQSQKLVEERKLMEQEKVRLMQEMQVVQQSGTAGALYSSYLGKEEQWRIKAKSLLREFEDDLKERQNIYCSLMVPKARRLELEKKMLIKAATDPVAVELDVQDGLNDIFKHDTHCAVLMNTNKSQNGKLMWVYLRYWELAVELKKLKHVEASMLGKKEM; encoded by the exons atgaataatttaaataatccaCCCAACTGGAATATCCGTCCAAATGATGACGGTGGAGATGGAAGTAAATGGAATTATGCCCTGTTGGTGCCAATGCTGGGGCTTGCTGCATTTC gGTGGATCTGGTCAAAAGAATCTGAAAAAGAAATTACTCAGGCAAAAACGGAGTATACCCAGAAAGTATCGAACATAGAAAAAGATCTTGAAACCAAATATCGGGACATCATCTCAGAAAATCGCCGTACGGTTGCACACTTGGAAATTGAACTAGAGAAGGAGCAGAACAGAACTCTGAGTTATCGCAGGGCTCTCGTTTCCCAGAGTCAGAAACTTGTGGAGGAAAGGAAACTTATGGAGCAAGAGAAAGTCCGACTGATGCAGGAAATGCAAGTGGTGCAACAGTCAGGGACCGCTGGAGCCTTGTATTCGTCCTACCTTGGAAAAGAGGAACAATGGCGGATTAAGGCTAAAAGTTTGTTGAGGGAATTTGAAGATGACCTTAAAGAGAGACAGAACATTTACTGCAGCTTGATGGTACCAAAAGCTAGGAGGCTAGaattagaaaagaaaatgcTGATCAAAGCTGCTACTGATCCTGTTGCTGTTGAGTTGGACGTGCAGGATGGCTTGAATGATATATTTAAGCATGATACACACTGTGCTGTCTTGATGAACACCAATAAGAGTCAGAATGGCAAGTTAATGTGGGTATATCTGAGATACTGGGAGCTGGCAGTGGAacttaaaaagttaaaacatgTTGAAGCATCTATGTTAGGTAAAAAGGAAATGTAG
- the LOC128496925 gene encoding telethonin-like encodes MDLDAKPTVNFTVLKCNVKEMDVSKRESCTWLWNDLTLESRPEERQTLLECNREAKETFEKREETIFIIQRSPLQTIRVGRLGGEIRDYHLPYKTVFPVPLFVPSRVQPLPSDVPPTTSRMVSNGLCSEKTEVIGLIGNLPQVVQPTKMALRVSSFISPPPSLHDTTRH; translated from the exons ATGGATCTGGATGCCAAGCCAACTGTTAACTTCACTGTCCTAAAGTGTAATGTGAAAGAGATGGATGTTTCTAAAAGGGAATCCTGCACATGGCTTTGGAATGACCTCACACTAGAGAGCAGACCAGAGGAAAG acaAACTTTACTAGAATGTAACCGTGAAGCCAAAGAAACATttgaaaagagagaagaaaccATTTTCATTATACAGAGATCGCCCCTGCAGACCATCAGAGTAGGAAGACTTGGAGGTGAAATAAGAGATTACCATCTGCCTTACAAGACTGTATTTCCAGTCCCTCTGTTTGTACCAAGCAGAGTCCAACCACTGCCTTCTGACGTACCTCCGACTACCTCGAGAATGGTTTCTAATGGCTTGTGCTCGGAGAAAACTGAAGTTATTGGGCTCATTGGTAATTTGCCTCAGGTTGTACAACCTACTAAGATGGCATTGAGGGTTTCCAGTTTCATTTCTCCACCACCAAGTTTACATGATACTACTaggcattaa